A genomic window from Terriglobales bacterium includes:
- a CDS encoding LemA family protein has protein sequence MIIAIIVIAVIVFLLIVLYNGLAGLRVRADSAWSDIDVQLKRRHDLIPNLVETVKGYAAHEKGTFENIARYRSAAMSATTVDEKAQAEGQLTQALRGLLAVAENYPQLRASEQFTSLQNQLAQTEDAIQNSRRYYNAVVRDLNTKIVTFPSNIIAGMFNFTPRQFFQTETAEDRATPVVKF, from the coding sequence ATGATCATCGCGATCATTGTGATCGCCGTTATCGTTTTCTTGCTCATTGTTCTGTACAACGGGCTGGCCGGACTGCGTGTCCGCGCCGATTCTGCCTGGAGCGATATCGATGTGCAGCTCAAGCGCCGTCATGATCTGATTCCCAATCTGGTCGAGACCGTCAAAGGCTACGCCGCGCACGAAAAAGGTACGTTTGAGAACATCGCCCGCTACCGATCGGCAGCAATGTCAGCCACAACGGTCGATGAGAAGGCACAGGCAGAAGGACAGCTCACGCAGGCCCTTCGCGGTCTGCTCGCAGTAGCGGAAAATTACCCGCAGCTTCGGGCTTCGGAACAGTTCACGTCGCTGCAAAACCAGCTGGCGCAAACCGAAGACGCGATCCAGAATTCGCGCCGCTACTACAACGCCGTGGTGCGCGACCTCAACACCAAGATCGTAACGTTCCCTAGCAACATCATTGCCGGAATGTTCAACTTCACGCCACGTCAATTCTTCCAAACCGAGACCGCCGAGGACCGGGCTACGCCGGTGGTCAAGTTCTAG